TGATGCTGGTCCAATGTCAACAGCCGATTCGCACGGCCATTATCACCAGCGACGATCGCGGTAAAACATGGAGCGATCGCCGCTGGCTTGGCGTCGGCAAGGATGGCAAACCGAACTGCTATGGACTTGGCGCAACCTATTTGGGCGACGGCAAGTTGCTCGCCTACCCAGAAGAATGCAATGTGCAATGGTTTAGCGATGATTTCGGCCAAACCTGGCAAAGTCGCAAGCCAAAAGCCCCCGCAGAGAGTACGCGCATGACCTGGGATCCTTTGTTGGTGCTGAAAGGTGCAGATGGTCGCATCGAGCGATTAGTTCAGGCCTGGTGGAAACCAACTGGCATTCCTTTCGGATCGGACGAAGCGCCCTATTCGCAAGCCTACTTGCGATCGAGCATCGACGAAGGCCGGACTTGGAACGATGACTCCAAGATTCCACAGTGGCTCGGCATCAACGAAGTGCAAATCGTTCGGGCTGACAATGGAGACTTAATTGCTGCTTGTCGAACCGACAGCCCCAAGCGGTTTGCGAAACTGCAAAACGATCAGTTTTCTGGGCTTGGGATCTCCATTTCTAAAGACCAAGGCAAGACCTGGTCTGAATTGAAAATTCTCTATGAATATGGCCGCCATCACCCGAGCATGGTGAAATTGCCGAGCGGACAAATTGTGATGACTTACGTGGTCCGCAACGGGTACCCTTTGTCCGCGGACGGATTCCCGCAATTCGGCATCGAAGCCATCGCCAGCAACGATCATGGCCAGACGTGGGATCTTTCGCAGCGTTGCATCCTCGCCACGTGGAAAGGATACACCAAGGAGCACAATATCTGTAGCGCCCAGTCGACATCGACAGTTCATGTTGGAGACAGCAACTTCCTCACGGCATTTGGAACCGGTATTGGGAATCCGTCTGAAAAGCCGGCAAACTGTAAGATGGACGTTGCTTTGATCCGATGGCACTGGAATCCATCATCAGCGGTTGCCAATGGTTGTGGCAAGTAAACTAAAATCGTTTTGCATCACGACCTGCGAACAACCCTGGATCATTGCCGATAGAATTGGGGTGGCAATTCAGCCTTGCCGAGTAACGATTAAGGTGCCTGAGTTTTGGAATCCGCAGAAGATACATTTGTTTTGGCGCCCTAAGCGCGCGTAAGAATGGTTTAATTGGGAGCGACCTATGGCGTCACGGCTTATCATTGCCTTTGGCTTCGGTTGGTTTGTAGCTTTTTTCTGCTGCCCGGCGATAGGTGCGGATGAATGGAAATCGTTGCTTTCCGACGACTCTTTGGCAGGTTGGACCATCGTCAACGGTCCTCAAGACGGCTGGAAAAACCTTCACGGCATTTTGTCGTGCTCGGGCGGCGGCAACGGCTGGATCTTGACCGATCGAGAGTATGCGAACTTCGAACTGGAGCTGGATTTTCGAGTGCCCAAAGGTGGCAATAGCGGCATTTTTCTACGGGCGGCCCGCGACGGAAAACCGTGGGTCAACGGGATGGAGGTCCAAATCCTCGACGATTACGATTCTCAATACGCCAATCTCGAGCCAGGGCAATATACCGGCAGCCTCTACAAAGTGGCACCGGCAACTCCGCGCGTCAGCAAGCGGGCAGGCGAATGGCAGACGATGCAAATCTTTGTTGACGGCGCCAAGCTGCAAGTTAGGCTCAACGGTACACAGGTAGTCAAGACGGACCTAATGGACCAGAGCAAGCGATTTCCCGATCACGCCGGCCTAAAACGAACGCGGGGATACTTGGGACTCCAAAATCACAACACCCCGATTGAATTCCGAAACTTGCGGATTCGGCAATTGCCTTGATCCGCCAAAATGCCTTGACGCGGCAGACCCTTGGACTGGCCGCGCCGATGCATCGACGAATACCTGAAAATATGATCAACATGGCGGCTAAACTGTCAACGATCGAGCTAGAACCCTCCGGAGTCGCTCGTTCGGTCGATCGCGAATTTTTCGAGCGTGAGCTAGCCAC
This is a stretch of genomic DNA from Pirellulales bacterium. It encodes these proteins:
- a CDS encoding exo-alpha-sialidase encodes the protein MQTTSSADEIPDTIIAKLQQDDLLPQLAPLDDRELVAQQAQGDKVTALPANLTWISKPWHGENAQMPYLVYLSEKDRLLMLVQCQQPIRTAIITSDDRGKTWSDRRWLGVGKDGKPNCYGLGATYLGDGKLLAYPEECNVQWFSDDFGQTWQSRKPKAPAESTRMTWDPLLVLKGADGRIERLVQAWWKPTGIPFGSDEAPYSQAYLRSSIDEGRTWNDDSKIPQWLGINEVQIVRADNGDLIAACRTDSPKRFAKLQNDQFSGLGISISKDQGKTWSELKILYEYGRHHPSMVKLPSGQIVMTYVVRNGYPLSADGFPQFGIEAIASNDHGQTWDLSQRCILATWKGYTKEHNICSAQSTSTVHVGDSNFLTAFGTGIGNPSEKPANCKMDVALIRWHWNPSSAVANGCGK
- a CDS encoding DUF1080 domain-containing protein yields the protein MASRLIIAFGFGWFVAFFCCPAIGADEWKSLLSDDSLAGWTIVNGPQDGWKNLHGILSCSGGGNGWILTDREYANFELELDFRVPKGGNSGIFLRAARDGKPWVNGMEVQILDDYDSQYANLEPGQYTGSLYKVAPATPRVSKRAGEWQTMQIFVDGAKLQVRLNGTQVVKTDLMDQSKRFPDHAGLKRTRGYLGLQNHNTPIEFRNLRIRQLP